From Alteromonas sp. RKMC-009, one genomic window encodes:
- a CDS encoding 3-deoxy-D-manno-octulosonic acid kinase, with protein sequence MAIKQVSAGSHHILTCADEYPQITPQWFDPQWWQEKGAVNGQAKGRGTTLFLDVDGEALVLRHYRRGGLPGKLLDDQYVFGGLEATRPFKELRLLSAMRDQGLNVPRPVAAHVQRSGLVYRGDLITAMIPESQDLHAVLCRQPLPEDRWFATGVAVARMHRAGVYHHDLNVRNVMIDSREEIWIIDFDRCDFRAGDKWKTRNVARFLRSLVKEKNKHAGFHWQQSDWNAFLEGLQSV encoded by the coding sequence ATGGCGATAAAACAAGTGTCAGCAGGCAGTCACCATATCCTGACCTGCGCAGATGAATATCCGCAAATTACACCGCAGTGGTTTGACCCGCAATGGTGGCAGGAAAAAGGTGCAGTTAACGGTCAGGCGAAAGGCCGGGGAACCACGTTATTTCTGGACGTAGACGGAGAGGCGCTTGTGCTGCGCCATTATCGTCGCGGCGGATTACCGGGCAAGTTGCTTGACGACCAGTATGTGTTTGGCGGACTTGAGGCAACACGTCCCTTTAAAGAACTTCGTTTGCTGTCAGCCATGCGTGACCAGGGTTTGAACGTCCCCCGCCCGGTGGCCGCACATGTACAGCGCAGTGGTCTGGTATACCGTGGGGATTTAATTACCGCAATGATTCCTGAGAGTCAGGATCTGCATGCTGTGCTATGCCGCCAACCGTTACCGGAAGACAGATGGTTCGCCACAGGTGTTGCCGTAGCCAGAATGCACCGTGCCGGTGTGTACCATCACGATTTGAATGTGAGAAATGTGATGATAGATAGTCGGGAAGAAATCTGGATCATTGATTTTGATCGCTGTGACTTCCGCGCCGGCGATAAATGGAAAACCCGAAACGTGGCGCGTTTTTTACGCTCACTGGTTAAAGAAAAAAATAAGCATGCCGGATTTCACTGGCAGCAAAGCGACTGGAATGCCTTTCTTGAGGGCTTGCAATCTGTGTGA
- a CDS encoding glycosyltransferase family 9 protein translates to MRLSAIGDVCHAAALVHRIKQHWPDAELTWVIGKIEYELMKMLPDVRFIVFDKKQGKQAVNALREAVSGEYFDALLMMQVALRANLASRVIKARERIGFDWARSKELHWLFANKRVKARQHAHVLDGFMDFGDALGLPPAGKPEWDLPLPESAFEFAAELAEEYRRYAVISPAASKAERNWLPERYAAVADHLHEKGIPVILCGGPGPVDRQLADAILRCTSHIARDLVGKTSLHDMLAVLERASLVIAPDTGPAHMATMAGTPVIGLYAHSNPRRTGPYNDLQRVVSVYDECIKEQTGKSWESLPWGTRAKGPDLMSRISTASVIQMVDQLL, encoded by the coding sequence ATGAGGTTGTCTGCTATTGGCGATGTCTGCCATGCGGCGGCGTTAGTCCATCGGATAAAACAACACTGGCCGGATGCAGAGTTAACCTGGGTCATCGGCAAAATTGAATATGAGCTGATGAAAATGTTGCCGGACGTCCGTTTTATCGTGTTCGATAAAAAGCAGGGCAAACAGGCCGTTAATGCCCTGCGCGAAGCCGTCAGCGGAGAATATTTTGATGCATTGCTGATGATGCAGGTGGCATTAAGAGCGAACCTGGCTTCAAGGGTTATCAAGGCCCGTGAGAGGATCGGCTTCGACTGGGCCAGAAGCAAAGAGCTTCACTGGCTGTTTGCCAATAAAAGGGTCAAAGCGAGGCAGCATGCGCATGTTCTGGACGGCTTCATGGATTTCGGCGACGCACTTGGTCTGCCTCCAGCCGGAAAGCCTGAGTGGGATTTACCCCTGCCTGAAAGTGCTTTTGAATTTGCCGCGGAACTGGCAGAAGAATATCGCCGTTATGCGGTAATCAGCCCTGCAGCAAGCAAAGCTGAAAGAAACTGGTTACCTGAGCGCTATGCGGCGGTTGCTGACCACCTGCATGAAAAAGGCATTCCTGTGATACTGTGCGGTGGCCCCGGGCCAGTTGACCGGCAACTTGCCGATGCCATTTTACGTTGCACCAGCCATATCGCCCGCGACCTGGTAGGTAAAACTTCATTGCACGATATGCTGGCCGTGCTTGAGCGGGCATCACTGGTGATCGCACCGGATACCGGCCCTGCACATATGGCAACGATGGCCGGCACTCCGGTTATCGGTTTATACGCCCACTCTAATCCCCGCCGGACCGGCCCGTACAATGATTTACAGCGCGTCGTGTCGGTTTACGATGAGTGTATTAAGGAGCAAACCGGCAAATCCTGGGAATCACTGCCCTGGGGAACAAGAGCGAAAGGACCGGACTTGATGTCCCGGATTTCAACAGCCAGTGTTATTCAAATGGTTGACCAGTTGCTGTAG
- a CDS encoding putative bifunctional diguanylate cyclase/phosphodiesterase produces MKVKVSVTTKLLSIVVAMMLTVTVAIAVMLIAQSQSNIEQQHKDFQLKNQRQMAWMDELFTVRLLVWVETFSRWGHTETLSEQELLNALKESEDALNVSLQISDMWLFNADGKLITGNREKMPVFIPEMEQHTRDQIRPQNRFDCREMCYRYVTAPIMIEDQQIAVLVLSSSFGELLAALSQFSSAYKIAIVRYEGYSADNIDLKIVSQLSNQNQQIVNTVLAATPSDATTEGMVERGVLVKQDKKRLLVSLLPMSEQHYYILFIRDITAVVESVNAYQNMVIGTAITLFFLFTVLLLLLIHQYKTKLLQLVERLPLLAEHRYQEFSHGSSFRRQWKDKLFPDELDLLEETAHNLAERLEEQDSKIAASNAQLENMAMFDGLTGLPNRTMMTFQIEKHIVNATRDQGLAAVLFLDLDDFKKVNDSHGHDVGDKLIHAASERIANAVGEHDLVGRFGGDEFVILLSKVRDKSEVEAVAKSVINVFSRPIQVDSLPFYVSTSIGVAITNQPETTAMELLRHADIAMYEAKALKGASFKLYDASMNIKVMRKVELEREARVALRENQFSLALQPQISIDTFRLEGFEALIRWYHPVKGYISPGEFIPMLENTPFMLELDYWVLTRSLRILNELNISGYSELKMAINISAAQFSDITLPNFLAQQLALYELAPDKVELELTETALVSDMDSAIDVCKALQDMGCLVAIDDFGTGYSSLSYLKSLPVDYVKIDQSFISGMLDNPEDANIVESTIALVRSLGRTVIAEGVETPEQLGKLGEFYCHQAQGYLISPPIPEAQLWERLEKNVKDGCWQNVDKRNAGSSQHQFEF; encoded by the coding sequence ATGAAAGTTAAAGTATCGGTTACCACCAAATTACTGAGCATTGTCGTTGCAATGATGCTTACTGTAACAGTCGCTATCGCGGTAATGCTGATTGCGCAGTCGCAAAGCAATATCGAGCAGCAGCACAAAGACTTCCAGCTTAAAAATCAGCGTCAGATGGCATGGATGGACGAATTGTTCACTGTAAGGCTGTTGGTCTGGGTGGAAACTTTTTCCCGCTGGGGCCATACCGAAACCTTATCAGAGCAGGAATTACTTAACGCTTTGAAAGAGTCTGAGGATGCGCTGAATGTCAGCCTGCAAATCAGTGACATGTGGCTGTTCAATGCAGACGGTAAGCTGATAACCGGTAACCGTGAAAAGATGCCCGTGTTCATACCGGAGATGGAGCAACATACCCGGGATCAAATTCGCCCGCAGAACCGGTTTGATTGTCGTGAGATGTGTTACCGCTACGTGACCGCGCCCATCATGATAGAAGATCAACAAATCGCGGTGCTGGTGCTCAGTTCCAGCTTCGGTGAACTTCTGGCTGCACTTTCCCAGTTTTCCAGCGCTTATAAAATTGCCATTGTGCGCTACGAAGGATACAGCGCTGACAATATTGATTTAAAAATTGTCAGTCAGTTGTCGAATCAGAATCAACAAATCGTCAATACTGTACTGGCGGCGACGCCTTCAGATGCCACCACTGAAGGGATGGTTGAACGGGGCGTGCTGGTCAAACAGGATAAGAAGCGCCTGCTGGTGAGCTTGCTGCCTATGTCTGAACAGCATTACTACATTCTGTTTATCCGCGATATTACGGCGGTCGTTGAGTCGGTAAACGCCTACCAGAACATGGTTATCGGTACAGCCATCACACTTTTCTTTCTCTTTACTGTTTTGCTGCTGTTACTTATCCACCAATATAAAACCAAGTTGCTTCAGCTGGTGGAGCGGCTACCGTTACTGGCAGAACACAGGTATCAGGAGTTTTCCCATGGCAGTAGTTTTCGCCGTCAATGGAAAGACAAGCTGTTCCCTGATGAACTCGATTTGCTGGAAGAAACGGCGCATAACCTTGCTGAACGGCTGGAAGAACAGGATTCAAAGATTGCAGCGTCGAACGCCCAGCTTGAAAACATGGCCATGTTTGATGGCCTGACAGGCCTGCCAAACCGCACAATGATGACCTTTCAGATTGAAAAACACATTGTGAACGCCACCCGTGATCAGGGGCTGGCTGCGGTGTTATTTCTCGACCTGGATGATTTTAAAAAGGTCAATGACAGTCACGGCCATGATGTCGGCGACAAATTAATTCATGCTGCTTCTGAGCGTATAGCCAATGCAGTAGGTGAACACGACCTGGTCGGGCGCTTTGGCGGAGATGAGTTTGTTATTTTACTCAGCAAAGTCCGTGATAAAAGTGAAGTGGAAGCGGTGGCGAAATCGGTTATTAACGTGTTTTCACGGCCTATTCAGGTAGATTCCCTGCCGTTTTACGTGTCTACCAGTATCGGTGTTGCCATCACTAATCAGCCCGAAACAACGGCGATGGAGCTGTTGCGGCATGCTGACATTGCCATGTATGAAGCCAAAGCATTGAAAGGCGCCTCTTTCAAACTTTACGATGCATCGATGAATATTAAGGTCATGCGTAAAGTAGAACTTGAGCGGGAAGCCCGTGTGGCGCTGAGAGAAAACCAGTTCAGTCTGGCATTGCAGCCGCAAATCAGTATTGATACTTTCCGGCTGGAAGGCTTTGAAGCGCTTATCCGCTGGTATCACCCGGTAAAAGGATATATTTCTCCGGGGGAATTCATTCCCATGCTGGAAAATACGCCGTTTATGCTGGAACTGGATTACTGGGTACTCACCCGTTCTCTGCGTATTCTCAATGAGTTGAATATCAGTGGATACAGTGAACTGAAAATGGCAATTAATATCTCTGCTGCACAGTTTTCAGATATCACACTGCCCAATTTTCTGGCCCAGCAACTGGCACTCTATGAGCTGGCTCCGGATAAAGTGGAGCTGGAGCTGACAGAAACCGCGCTGGTGTCTGATATGGATTCCGCCATTGATGTGTGCAAAGCCTTGCAGGATATGGGGTGTCTGGTGGCTATCGATGACTTCGGCACCGGTTATTCGTCGTTGAGTTACCTGAAATCCCTGCCTGTAGATTACGTAAAGATCGATCAGTCTTTTATCAGCGGCATGCTGGATAATCCGGAAGATGCCAATATTGTGGAATCTACCATCGCCCTCGTCAGAAGTCTGGGAAGAACCGTGATAGCTGAGGGGGTGGAAACGCCGGAACAACTGGGCAAACTGGGAGAGTTTTACTGTCATCAGGCCCAGGGTTATTTAATCAGCCCGCCCATTCCTGAAGCGCAACTCTGGGAGCGGCTGGAGAAAAACGTCAAAGACGGCTGCTGGCAAAATGTGGATAAACGCAACGCTGGCAGTTCTCAGCATCAGTTTGAGTTTTGA
- a CDS encoding glycine C-acetyltransferase has translation MSQSFITHLREQIEEVKQEGLYKNERVITSQQQADIAVDDGSEVINFCANNYLGLANHPDLVSAAKEGLDSHGFGMASVRFICGTQDIHKQLEGKISDFLGTEDTILYPSCFDANGGLFETLLGPEDAIISDALNHASIIDGVRLSKAKRYRYANNDMDALEAQLKQAVADGARFKIIATDGVFSMDGVIANLKGVCDLADKYDAMVMVDDCHATGFLGENGRGSHEYCDVIGRVDIITGTLGKALGGASGGYTSGKKEIVEWLRQRSRPYLFSNSVAPPIVSASLKVFDMMADGHALREQLWKNAVHFRTRMEEAGFTLAGKDHAIIPVMLGDARLASEMAEKMLAKGIYVVGFSYPVVPKGQARIRTQMSAGHTIEHVDKAVDAFIEVGKELGVI, from the coding sequence ATGTCACAGTCATTTATCACGCATTTGCGTGAGCAGATAGAAGAAGTAAAACAAGAAGGTCTGTACAAAAATGAGCGGGTTATTACTTCACAGCAGCAAGCTGACATTGCCGTCGACGATGGCAGTGAAGTCATTAACTTTTGCGCGAACAATTATTTAGGTCTGGCCAATCATCCGGATCTGGTATCGGCAGCCAAAGAAGGCCTGGACAGTCATGGATTTGGCATGGCGTCGGTGCGCTTTATCTGCGGTACGCAGGATATTCACAAACAACTGGAAGGGAAAATCAGCGATTTTCTGGGTACCGAAGACACCATTTTGTACCCGTCCTGTTTTGACGCCAATGGCGGCTTATTCGAAACCTTGCTCGGGCCGGAAGATGCGATCATTTCTGATGCACTGAATCACGCCAGCATCATCGACGGTGTGCGCTTATCCAAAGCAAAACGTTACCGCTATGCAAATAACGATATGGACGCACTCGAAGCGCAACTTAAGCAGGCCGTTGCTGATGGCGCACGGTTTAAAATTATCGCCACCGACGGTGTGTTTTCCATGGACGGCGTTATCGCCAACCTGAAAGGCGTGTGCGATCTTGCAGACAAATACGATGCGATGGTGATGGTTGATGACTGTCACGCTACCGGTTTTCTCGGTGAAAATGGCCGTGGCAGCCACGAATACTGTGACGTTATTGGCCGCGTTGACATCATCACCGGCACGCTGGGTAAAGCCCTTGGCGGAGCATCCGGCGGTTACACCTCCGGCAAGAAAGAAATTGTTGAATGGTTACGTCAGCGCTCACGTCCGTACCTGTTTTCTAATTCCGTTGCGCCTCCCATCGTATCTGCCTCACTGAAAGTGTTCGATATGATGGCTGACGGTCATGCACTGCGTGAGCAACTGTGGAAAAACGCTGTGCATTTCCGTACACGCATGGAAGAAGCGGGCTTTACTCTGGCGGGTAAAGATCACGCCATCATTCCGGTTATGTTAGGTGATGCCCGTCTGGCCAGTGAAATGGCCGAAAAAATGCTGGCGAAAGGTATTTATGTTGTGGGCTTCTCTTATCCCGTCGTACCAAAAGGTCAGGCCCGTATCCGCACGCAAATGTCAGCCGGCCACACCATTGAGCATGTAGATAAAGCTGTGGATGCGTTTATCGAAGTGGGTAAAGAGTTAGGAGTTATCTGA
- the tdh gene encoding L-threonine 3-dehydrogenase, with translation MKSLVKAHREPGIWMQDTAEPEVGHNDLLIKIRKTAICGTDMHIYNWDEWSQKTIPVPMVVGHEYVGEVVGMGQEVAGFKIGDRVSGEGHITCGHCRNCRAGRRHLCRNTEGVGVNRAGAFAEYLVIPAFNAFRIPDNISDDMASIFDPFGNAVHTALSFDLVGEDVLITGAGPIGIMAAAVAKHVGARHVVITDLNPYRLELAEKMGATRAVNVGTTSLKDVMNELGMTEGFDVGLEMSGVPAAFRDMLDKMNNGGKVAMLGIPPTDVAVDWNQVIFKGLTIKGIYGREMFETWYKMASLLQSGLDISPVITHQYSIDDFQKGFDTMGSGQSGKVILNW, from the coding sequence ATGAAGTCACTGGTAAAAGCGCATCGCGAACCCGGGATCTGGATGCAGGATACGGCAGAGCCGGAAGTGGGTCACAACGATCTGCTGATCAAAATTCGTAAAACCGCTATTTGCGGTACCGACATGCATATTTATAACTGGGACGAATGGTCTCAGAAAACCATCCCTGTACCCATGGTCGTTGGTCATGAGTATGTGGGTGAAGTTGTGGGCATGGGTCAGGAGGTGGCCGGTTTCAAAATTGGTGACAGAGTGTCCGGTGAAGGTCATATCACCTGCGGGCATTGCCGTAACTGCCGTGCCGGGCGTCGTCATCTGTGCCGGAATACCGAAGGGGTTGGTGTTAACCGGGCCGGTGCTTTTGCAGAATATCTGGTGATTCCGGCGTTCAACGCATTCCGCATTCCTGACAATATCAGCGATGATATGGCGTCAATCTTCGACCCGTTCGGTAACGCTGTACATACTGCATTGTCCTTTGATCTGGTCGGTGAAGATGTGCTGATTACCGGTGCCGGTCCTATCGGTATTATGGCTGCGGCAGTAGCGAAGCATGTTGGTGCACGTCATGTGGTGATCACTGACTTAAACCCGTACCGTCTTGAACTGGCCGAAAAAATGGGTGCAACCCGTGCGGTCAACGTGGGTACCACCTCATTAAAAGATGTCATGAACGAACTGGGCATGACCGAAGGCTTCGATGTGGGCCTTGAGATGTCCGGTGTCCCTGCTGCTTTCCGTGACATGTTAGATAAGATGAATAATGGCGGAAAGGTTGCTATGCTGGGGATCCCGCCAACTGATGTGGCGGTAGACTGGAATCAGGTGATTTTCAAAGGCTTAACCATCAAAGGTATTTACGGCCGTGAAATGTTTGAAACCTGGTACAAGATGGCCAGTCTGTTACAAAGTGGTCTGGATATTTCTCCTGTTATTACCCATCAGTACAGTATCGACGATTTTCAGAAAGGGTTCGATACCATGGGGTCAGGGCAGTCCGGAAAAGTTATTCTTAACTGGTAG
- the glpE gene encoding thiosulfate sulfurtransferase GlpE, whose protein sequence is MSEFQHISVQDAAARLGEFAVVDIRDPQSFATGHMPDALHLSNDNFAEFLTNTAKDKPVLVVCYHGVSSQQAANVIAQQGYDSVYSMDGGFEAWKLSQDVVTA, encoded by the coding sequence ATGTCAGAATTTCAGCATATCAGCGTACAGGATGCAGCAGCCAGACTCGGCGAGTTTGCGGTTGTCGATATTCGTGATCCGCAATCTTTTGCAACAGGGCACATGCCTGATGCTCTTCATCTCAGTAATGACAATTTCGCTGAATTTCTGACAAACACTGCCAAAGACAAACCCGTGCTGGTGGTGTGCTATCACGGCGTCAGCAGCCAGCAGGCGGCTAACGTTATCGCGCAGCAGGGCTACGATTCCGTGTACAGCATGGACGGCGGCTTTGAAGCGTGGAAGCTCTCTCAGGATGTGGTGACAGCATAA
- the glpG gene encoding rhomboid family intramembrane serine protease GlpG, with protein sequence MSTPLIAITNESYAHLLANYLTSQQLPSQVADSEKEGEYIIVLADGGDISRATAICEEFIRQPGHPKYQQAAWENGEHVALHPSKSGNLGIGNLLSWAKTAPFAASVLFICTLVYALSWLGFFGTVSQYLKMQPVGQLLQTHEYWRLITPAFIHFSALHFIFNLLWWSMLGAQIERTFGFSMLLLVFVVSAIASNLAQAVVSGPAFGGLSGVVYAVLGFVWWIGWLRPSWGLSIPKAIVGFMLVWLVLGYADVLWVNMANTAHTVGLISGCLMAALLALGSGRRKPAQL encoded by the coding sequence GTGAGTACACCGTTAATTGCTATTACCAATGAAAGTTACGCTCATCTGCTGGCGAATTATCTGACCAGCCAGCAGTTACCTTCTCAGGTTGCAGATTCTGAAAAAGAGGGTGAGTACATTATTGTACTCGCTGATGGCGGAGACATTAGCCGTGCGACTGCAATTTGCGAAGAGTTCATCCGTCAGCCAGGCCATCCTAAATATCAGCAGGCTGCCTGGGAAAACGGTGAGCACGTGGCATTACATCCTTCGAAATCCGGTAATCTCGGCATCGGCAATTTGTTGTCGTGGGCGAAAACTGCGCCGTTCGCAGCCTCCGTTCTGTTCATCTGTACACTGGTTTATGCCTTATCCTGGCTCGGCTTCTTCGGTACTGTCAGTCAGTACCTGAAAATGCAGCCTGTGGGACAGTTGCTGCAAACCCATGAGTACTGGCGCCTGATTACCCCTGCATTCATACATTTCTCTGCATTACATTTTATTTTTAATCTGTTGTGGTGGAGTATGCTGGGCGCGCAGATTGAACGCACCTTTGGTTTCTCCATGTTACTGCTGGTGTTTGTGGTCTCCGCGATAGCATCAAATCTCGCGCAGGCTGTGGTAAGTGGTCCTGCCTTCGGCGGTTTGTCCGGTGTGGTTTATGCCGTACTCGGATTCGTATGGTGGATTGGCTGGCTGAGACCATCCTGGGGATTATCTATTCCCAAAGCCATTGTTGGCTTTATGCTGGTGTGGCTGGTACTGGGCTATGCTGATGTGCTGTGGGTGAACATGGCCAACACGGCTCATACTGTCGGCCTCATCAGCGGTTGTTTGATGGCGGCGTTACTGGCACTGGGCTCAGGCCGCCGCAAACCGGCTCAGCTGTGA
- a CDS encoding flagellar basal body-associated protein FliL, which yields MKMLSLRAFAALSLLCSLLSFSSHAQDAPNYGYLSLEPDIITNYIGPSAKKLGYVRVTVELMIDSVDVLDIAEHHLPLLRATAIEIFGQQPEDKVKSLTGREDIRLAILKALQDHMRKETGASIVKDVIFTKYLYHS from the coding sequence ATGAAAATGTTATCTCTTCGTGCATTCGCAGCGTTGTCATTACTTTGTAGCCTGCTGAGCTTTTCAAGCCATGCCCAGGATGCTCCGAACTACGGGTATTTAAGCCTGGAGCCGGACATTATTACTAATTACATTGGTCCTTCCGCGAAAAAACTTGGCTATGTGCGGGTCACGGTAGAATTGATGATAGACAGTGTGGATGTACTCGATATTGCAGAGCATCACCTGCCACTATTGCGTGCGACAGCCATCGAGATATTTGGTCAGCAACCGGAAGATAAAGTGAAATCGCTCACCGGACGGGAAGACATCCGGCTGGCAATTTTAAAGGCGCTGCAGGATCACATGCGTAAAGAGACCGGCGCAAGCATTGTAAAAGACGTCATCTTTACCAAGTATCTGTATCACAGCTGA